A single Cupriavidus sp. D39 DNA region contains:
- the ispD gene encoding 2-C-methyl-D-erythritol 4-phosphate cytidylyltransferase produces MALTLLLTLSVSARRFALIPCAGTGSRAGGSLPKQYQTVAGRPMIWYALAAFAACDAISATALVLAPDDMPLESRFGAAAFAGLRFDTAFVGGDTRHASVLAGLHHLAQLGATDRDWVLVHDAARPGLTPAMIHALVRAVEGDGADEDGPNAAIGGILAVPVPDTLKRADAAPGGQPAAVVRIGATVSREGLWQAQTPQMFRLGVLRQALQEALAAGAVVTDEASAIERLGLHPRLVNGSLRNFKVTYPEDFALAELLLGEGPAAQP; encoded by the coding sequence ATGGCGCTCACCTTGCTCCTCACGCTATCCGTGTCTGCTCGCCGATTTGCCTTGATTCCCTGTGCCGGTACCGGCAGCCGTGCGGGCGGCAGCCTGCCCAAGCAATACCAGACCGTGGCCGGCCGGCCGATGATCTGGTACGCGCTCGCCGCTTTTGCCGCCTGCGATGCCATCAGCGCCACCGCGCTGGTGCTGGCGCCCGACGATATGCCGCTGGAGTCCCGCTTCGGCGCGGCGGCGTTTGCCGGCCTGCGTTTCGACACCGCCTTCGTGGGCGGCGATACGCGCCATGCCTCGGTGCTGGCTGGCCTGCATCACCTGGCGCAACTCGGCGCCACGGACCGCGACTGGGTGCTGGTGCATGATGCGGCCCGCCCGGGCTTGACGCCCGCCATGATCCACGCGCTGGTGCGCGCGGTGGAGGGCGACGGCGCAGACGAAGACGGCCCCAACGCGGCTATCGGTGGCATCCTGGCGGTGCCGGTGCCCGATACGCTCAAGCGCGCCGATGCGGCCCCCGGCGGGCAGCCGGCGGCCGTGGTGCGCATCGGCGCCACGGTCTCGCGCGAGGGCTTGTGGCAGGCGCAGACGCCGCAGATGTTCCGCTTGGGCGTATTGCGCCAGGCGCTGCAGGAAGCGCTGGCGGCGGGCGCCGTGGTGACCGACGAGGCCAGCGCGATCGAGCGGCTGGGTCTGCATCCGCGCCTGGTCAACGGCTCGCTGCGCAATTTCAAGGTGACCTATCCCGAGGACTTCGCGCTGGCCGAACTGCTGCTGGGCGAGGGCCCTGCCGCCCAGCCCTGA
- the ispF gene encoding 2-C-methyl-D-erythritol 2,4-cyclodiphosphate synthase — protein MTPFDIRVGQGYDVHALVPGRKLILGGVDIPHDRGLLGHSDADALLHAITDALFGAAGLGDIGRHFPDTDPRFAGADSRVLLREAARRVREAGYEISNVDATVIAQAPKLAPHIGAMVANLAEDLGLPAASCNVKAKTNEKLGFEGRQEGIVAQAVVLIWRGTIVSPQD, from the coding sequence ATGACCCCATTCGATATCCGCGTCGGCCAAGGCTACGACGTGCACGCGCTGGTGCCGGGCCGCAAGCTCATCCTGGGCGGCGTGGACATTCCCCATGACCGCGGCCTGCTGGGCCACTCCGATGCGGACGCGCTGCTCCACGCCATCACCGATGCACTGTTCGGCGCGGCCGGCCTGGGCGATATCGGCCGCCACTTCCCCGATACGGATCCGCGCTTTGCCGGGGCGGACAGCCGTGTGCTGTTGCGCGAGGCCGCACGCCGCGTGCGCGAGGCAGGCTATGAGATCAGCAACGTGGATGCGACGGTGATCGCGCAGGCGCCGAAGCTGGCGCCGCATATCGGCGCCATGGTGGCGAACCTGGCGGAAGACCTGGGCTTGCCCGCCGCCAGTTGCAACGTCAAGGCCAAGACCAATGAGAAGCTGGGCTTCGAGGGACGTCAGGAAGGCATCGTTGCGCAAGCCGTGGTGCTGATCTGGCGTGGCACGATCGTCTCCCCGCAGGATTGA
- a CDS encoding MFS transporter, which yields MTAVSASGTSNSGAAESAAPATRHPWRAVISASIGNALEWFDLVVYGFFAVTISALFFPNHDANTSLLLTLGTFGVSFFMRPLGAIVIGVYADRKGRRAALTLSILLMMVGTLIIALLPTYAAIGVMAPIGIVLARMIQGFSAGGEFGSATAFLAEHAPNRRGFYSSFQVASQGLTTLLAAGFGAVLTTTLTPEQMQSWGWRVPFLFGLLIGPVAYYIRRHVDETPEFLQAETTETPLRDTLSHQKVRLLLAMGVVIVATVSTYLVLYMPTYAVKQLGLPPSAAFAATLATGVVQMLFAPLVGHWSDRYGRIPPMRLAALLLLVSIWPLFWLLSHYPGFGVMLAVQVVLGLMMTLYFGALPALASEIFPVKTRTTGLSLSYNIAVTLFGGFAPFILTWLIGATGSKLAPSFYLMACAVISLVALGQTRARLGIR from the coding sequence ATGACAGCAGTATCGGCAAGCGGTACCAGCAACAGCGGCGCGGCGGAATCGGCGGCGCCCGCCACGCGCCACCCCTGGCGCGCGGTGATCTCGGCCTCGATCGGCAATGCCTTGGAGTGGTTCGACCTGGTCGTCTACGGCTTTTTCGCCGTCACCATCTCCGCGCTGTTCTTTCCCAACCACGATGCGAACACCTCGTTGCTGCTGACGCTCGGCACCTTCGGCGTGTCGTTCTTCATGCGCCCGCTGGGCGCCATCGTGATCGGCGTCTATGCCGACCGCAAGGGACGGCGCGCCGCGCTGACGCTCTCCATCCTGCTGATGATGGTGGGCACGCTGATCATTGCGCTGCTGCCCACCTATGCCGCGATCGGCGTCATGGCGCCCATCGGCATCGTGCTGGCGCGCATGATCCAGGGCTTCTCGGCAGGCGGCGAATTCGGCAGCGCCACCGCCTTTCTCGCCGAGCATGCGCCCAACCGCCGCGGCTTTTACTCCAGCTTCCAGGTTGCCAGCCAGGGCCTGACCACCCTGCTTGCCGCGGGCTTTGGCGCGGTGCTCACCACCACGCTCACGCCCGAGCAGATGCAATCCTGGGGCTGGCGCGTGCCCTTCCTGTTCGGCCTGCTGATCGGCCCGGTGGCCTACTACATCCGCCGCCACGTCGACGAAACGCCCGAGTTCCTCCAGGCCGAGACCACCGAGACGCCGCTGCGCGACACGCTCAGCCATCAGAAGGTGCGCCTGCTGCTGGCCATGGGCGTGGTGATCGTGGCCACGGTGTCGACGTACCTGGTGCTGTACATGCCCACCTATGCGGTCAAGCAGCTCGGCCTGCCGCCCTCGGCGGCGTTCGCCGCCACGCTGGCCACGGGCGTGGTGCAGATGCTGTTCGCCCCGCTGGTCGGGCACTGGTCCGATCGCTATGGCCGCATCCCGCCCATGCGCCTTGCGGCGCTGCTGTTGCTGGTGTCGATCTGGCCGCTGTTCTGGCTGCTCAGCCACTACCCCGGCTTCGGCGTGATGCTGGCGGTGCAGGTGGTGCTGGGGCTGATGATGACGCTGTACTTTGGCGCGCTGCCGGCGCTAGCGTCGGAGATCTTCCCGGTCAAGACGCGCACCACGGGCCTCTCGCTCTCGTACAACATCGCGGTGACGCTGTTTGGCGGCTTCGCGCCGTTCATCCTGACCTGGCTGATCGGCGCCACCGGCAGCAAGCTGGCGCCGAGCTTCTACCTGATGGCGTGCGCGGTGATCAGCCTGGTGGCGCTGGGCCAGACACGAGCCCGGCTCGGCATCCGCTGA